A single window of Proteiniborus ethanoligenes DNA harbors:
- a CDS encoding O-antigen ligase family protein, giving the protein MKIKIQLSSNVFIGLLTFSIGFLYTFRGQFYITSKISVFSLLLLVLFTYKLFFLKRTKFSFAELLIYILLLFYPLWPNFIAMNKFGSFEVADYLRLIEGILILIIFSDKEFANYEYKYLFRGMLTSTIFSILLNYSQIVNYFLTGKFSLFVNPLYEEINYASSYYILVLSFCFMSILKNKGKTIFSLTKNFFFSLLIIIALLMSVSRSGFLGLTLLILVSVMIYSKGSVLRKLGLVFLGAIPLIFLSSEFQGIFEVIMSRFSSITHPYGGKIDPRFIVWREAIIANLLNPFGIGLNNIRYYTSYGIPEHNTILQAWSAYGLITVLFIRIIFKNLKMFITSYLPNRDIDILIILLIFSYIPFVLTLNLLTSRHFWVIIALIISRNRLNNKNRILKN; this is encoded by the coding sequence ATGAAAATCAAAATTCAATTAAGTAGCAATGTTTTTATAGGACTATTAACGTTTTCAATTGGTTTTTTGTATACGTTTAGAGGGCAATTTTATATAACAAGTAAAATATCAGTTTTCTCCTTATTACTTTTAGTCTTATTTACTTATAAATTATTTTTTTTGAAAAGAACTAAATTTAGTTTTGCTGAATTACTAATATATATATTATTATTATTTTATCCACTATGGCCAAATTTTATAGCTATGAATAAATTTGGAAGTTTTGAAGTAGCTGATTACTTAAGACTAATTGAAGGAATATTAATTTTAATAATCTTTTCAGATAAAGAGTTTGCAAATTACGAATACAAATATCTATTTCGAGGAATGTTAACTTCAACAATTTTTTCTATTTTATTGAATTACTCTCAAATAGTTAATTATTTTTTAACAGGTAAATTTAGTTTGTTTGTAAATCCTTTATATGAAGAAATTAATTATGCATCATCTTATTATATTTTAGTTCTTTCCTTTTGCTTTATGTCGATACTAAAAAATAAGGGGAAAACAATATTTAGTTTAACGAAAAACTTTTTTTTCTCGTTATTAATTATAATAGCGTTATTAATGTCGGTATCTCGTTCTGGTTTTTTAGGATTAACTTTACTTATACTTGTATCAGTGATGATTTATTCCAAAGGATCTGTCTTGAGAAAATTAGGATTAGTTTTTTTGGGAGCAATACCATTAATATTCCTAAGTTCAGAATTTCAAGGAATTTTTGAGGTCATTATGTCTCGGTTTTCAAGTATTACACATCCATATGGTGGGAAAATTGATCCCAGATTTATTGTATGGCGCGAAGCAATAATAGCTAATCTTCTGAACCCGTTTGGCATTGGCTTAAATAATATTAGATATTATACTTCGTATGGTATACCTGAGCATAATACAATTTTACAAGCTTGGAGTGCATATGGACTGATAACCGTACTGTTTATAAGAATTATTTTTAAGAACTTGAAAATGTTTATTACTAGTTATTTACCTAATAGGGACATAGATATTTTAATTATACTATTGATATTTTCATATATACCTTTCGTATTAACCCTAAATTTATTAACGAGTAGGCATTTTTGGGTAATTATCGCACTAATTATTTCTAGAAATAGGTTGAATAATAAAAATAGGATACTTAAGAATTAA
- a CDS encoding polysialyltransferase family glycosyltransferase encodes MNVFIINTPYHMFIASTMIKKKDIVVIVDDFDLNNSRFCKLLLNKAMKDNKIYIIKSLRSFGKNLFKLKVYISKIVFDIIQTINQNFINDIILFNDGHPMNQIFINNIIQKKDIILIEEGIGLYRYVKKRYHFIYSLIGKLIFGIRFENTTCIGEQSRTTKIMCNYPKLLNNIQLKKKVERINQWDFSILKNMKDLYAIDQNFNKIPDHEFNIFIGQPLVEDGIINEKEYMKLISTVVRLSTKKNNLFIKPHPRENISKYFFMEEEYGAILLRNKDIPIELLLLDQKKARVFTAYSSAVFNIAKYFRINSYLLYKLIDFNPKIPCEMLKSSYINVVENFKELSELKGKITHENQNSIK; translated from the coding sequence ATGAATGTTTTTATAATTAATACTCCGTATCATATGTTTATTGCAAGTACCATGATAAAAAAGAAAGATATTGTTGTCATTGTTGATGATTTTGATTTAAATAATAGCAGGTTTTGTAAATTGCTACTAAATAAAGCAATGAAGGATAATAAAATTTATATAATTAAAAGTTTGAGAAGTTTTGGAAAGAATTTATTTAAATTAAAAGTATATATTAGTAAAATTGTATTTGATATTATACAAACTATTAATCAAAATTTTATTAATGATATTATACTTTTTAATGATGGGCATCCAATGAATCAGATTTTTATAAACAATATTATTCAAAAAAAGGATATTATTTTAATTGAAGAAGGAATTGGATTATATAGATATGTAAAAAAGAGATACCATTTTATATATTCACTGATTGGGAAACTTATTTTTGGGATTAGATTTGAAAATACTACATGTATAGGTGAACAATCTAGAACAACAAAAATTATGTGTAATTACCCTAAGTTGTTGAATAATATACAATTGAAGAAAAAAGTGGAAAGAATAAACCAATGGGATTTTAGTATTTTAAAAAACATGAAAGATTTATATGCTATAGATCAAAATTTTAATAAAATACCAGATCATGAATTTAATATATTTATTGGACAGCCACTTGTAGAAGATGGAATTATTAATGAAAAAGAATATATGAAATTAATAAGCACAGTTGTAAGACTATCAACTAAAAAAAACAATTTATTCATTAAACCACATCCAAGAGAAAACATAAGCAAATATTTTTTTATGGAAGAAGAATATGGTGCAATCTTATTAAGAAATAAAGATATCCCAATAGAGTTATTACTATTAGACCAGAAAAAAGCGCGTGTATTTACAGCTTATTCATCAGCTGTATTTAATATAGCAAAGTACTTTAGAATAAATTCATATTTGCTTTATAAATTAATTGATTTTAATCCCAAGATTCCCTGTGAAATGTTAAAATCCTCCTATATAAATGTGGTAGAAAATTTTAAAGAGTTATCAGAGTTAAAGGGGAAAATCACACATGAAAATCAAAATTCAATTAAGTAG
- a CDS encoding glycosyltransferase family 4 protein, with translation MELFVIGQGFDKIKVGTQVNKISAAQYYNGIGFKYVVCNLWEYLSFVKKFKDRRVIMKTVWLVNPYGPIEGEKWRAYSFNQFGKYLSRNGFNVIWWTANFAHHFKNYRSNGWKDIEVNKNFIIRLVPTSSYKKNFSMGRFIKDVHFAKNAYKGFKNFETPDIIISADNPLTLNYPSFKYAKEKNIPIIYDQMDLWPEFMENVASQFLKPFLKIMFKPVYKQREKNYKQLSGIIALGKNYLEKAKEIEITLNEKPQALIYNGIDVENFRVQLSRKIEVPNLPKIKNENEVWCVFAGTLGPSYDILTIIECAKRFKEEKNSKIRFIIAGSGPYEAEVIKASKELPNFNFVGKLLPKELIPIYGMCDIGLATYTSNSNVDMPDKFYDYTAAGLAVINSLKGEIYEFVEKYKVGVNYKASDIHSMYKSIEILLDNEKLSLFKKNSLELAMEFDEKVQNDKLLNIIRQILSM, from the coding sequence ATGGAATTATTTGTTATAGGGCAAGGATTTGATAAAATAAAAGTTGGAACGCAAGTGAATAAGATATCAGCAGCACAATATTATAATGGTATAGGATTTAAGTATGTAGTATGTAATCTGTGGGAGTATTTATCATTTGTGAAAAAATTTAAAGATAGGAGAGTAATTATGAAGACAGTTTGGTTAGTAAATCCATATGGGCCAATTGAAGGAGAAAAGTGGAGAGCTTATAGTTTCAACCAATTTGGCAAATATTTATCGAGGAATGGTTTTAATGTAATATGGTGGACTGCAAATTTTGCTCATCACTTCAAGAATTATAGATCGAATGGTTGGAAAGATATTGAAGTGAATAAAAATTTCATTATAAGGTTAGTTCCAACTTCATCTTATAAGAAAAATTTTAGTATGGGCAGATTTATAAAGGATGTTCATTTTGCTAAGAATGCCTACAAGGGCTTTAAAAATTTTGAGACTCCAGATATAATCATAAGCGCAGATAATCCGTTAACTTTGAATTATCCAAGTTTTAAATATGCGAAAGAAAAAAACATACCAATTATTTACGACCAAATGGATTTGTGGCCAGAATTCATGGAAAATGTAGCCAGTCAGTTTTTGAAACCATTTTTAAAGATAATGTTTAAACCAGTTTACAAGCAACGGGAAAAAAATTATAAACAATTATCTGGAATAATTGCTTTAGGGAAAAATTATCTTGAAAAAGCTAAAGAGATAGAAATAACATTAAATGAAAAACCGCAGGCTTTAATTTATAATGGAATAGATGTTGAGAACTTTAGAGTACAATTATCGAGAAAAATAGAAGTACCTAATTTACCCAAAATTAAAAATGAAAATGAAGTGTGGTGTGTTTTTGCTGGAACGCTCGGACCATCATACGACATATTAACAATAATTGAATGTGCTAAGCGCTTTAAAGAAGAGAAGAACAGCAAGATCAGATTTATAATTGCAGGTAGTGGACCATATGAAGCTGAGGTTATTAAAGCTAGTAAAGAGTTACCAAATTTTAATTTTGTAGGGAAGCTTTTACCCAAAGAACTGATACCAATTTATGGAATGTGCGATATTGGTCTGGCTACATATACATCAAATTCCAATGTTGATATGCCAGATAAATTTTATGACTATACAGCAGCTGGATTAGCTGTGATTAACTCATTAAAAGGTGAAATTTATGAATTTGTTGAAAAATATAAAGTAGGGGTTAATTATAAAGCAAGTGACATTCATAGTATGTATAAATCAATAGAAATTTTGCTTGATAATGAAAAGTTATCATTATTTAAGAAAAATTCATTAGAATTAGCTATGGAATTTGATGAGAAAGTTCAAAATGATAAGTTGTTAAATATAATTCGCCAAATTCTTTCAATGTAA
- a CDS encoding GNAT family N-acetyltransferase, which yields MNRTNNFFFVEEDYFNTQHFGIRMGNVKTKTNFISESKENLIRNFDEMVSKSKEEGYKHLTFKVGTNQKEIIKCAMNEGMEIADTLVRYVFDFSKSTLPQIYHKCSLKDCTKDDINALKEISRNSFKIDRFHSDDNLPNELCDLYYDKWIENSYNGYADKVIVAHYNNEAVGFTTGRLDLVEGYGQLVLSAVSDKYRGIGVYTSMIYHGVEWLMKNRNEAMRGVIVGTQIDNIAVQKSWIKLGFTIFDSQYVFQKYFG from the coding sequence ATGAATAGAACTAACAACTTTTTCTTCGTAGAAGAAGATTATTTCAACACACAGCATTTTGGTATAAGGATGGGAAATGTAAAAACTAAAACAAATTTTATAAGCGAGAGTAAAGAAAATTTAATAAGAAATTTTGACGAGATGGTTTCTAAATCAAAGGAAGAAGGATATAAACATTTAACATTTAAAGTTGGAACAAATCAAAAAGAGATTATAAAATGTGCAATGAATGAAGGCATGGAAATAGCAGATACTTTAGTCAGATACGTTTTTGATTTTTCAAAGTCCACGCTACCTCAAATTTATCACAAATGTAGTTTAAAAGACTGTACAAAAGATGACATAAATGCATTAAAAGAGATTTCACGAAATTCTTTTAAAATTGATAGATTTCACTCAGATGATAATTTGCCTAATGAATTGTGTGACTTGTATTACGATAAATGGATTGAGAATTCATACAATGGCTATGCTGATAAAGTAATAGTGGCACATTATAATAATGAAGCTGTTGGATTCACAACAGGCAGATTAGATCTTGTTGAAGGATATGGACAATTGGTTTTATCAGCGGTTTCAGACAAATATCGTGGAATAGGTGTATACACTAGCATGATTTACCATGGTGTAGAATGGTTGATGAAAAACCGCAACGAGGCAATGAGAGGTGTGATTGTGGGCACTCAGATCGATAATATTGCTGTTCAAAAATCTTGGATTAAGTTAGGTTTTACTATTTTTGATAGTCAATATGTATTTCAGAAGTATTTTGGTTAA
- a CDS encoding sugar transferase, whose product MYRNFFKRIIDLVLAIIVLPFWLIILVIIGPIIYFQDKGSIFYNAPRLGKDGKIFKMYKFRSMKMDAPDLRNEDGSTFNAEDDPRLTKIGKFIRKTSLDETPQLLNVIKGDMSLVGPRPDLPDAIDIYDENDAQKLKAKPGITGFNQAYSRNSSSLKDKFADDVYYVNNISIFLDIKILFKTIKTVILCENIYKDLSRIGERGKFHE is encoded by the coding sequence GTGTATCGCAACTTTTTTAAAAGAATAATAGATTTAGTATTAGCAATTATTGTACTTCCGTTTTGGCTAATTATTTTGGTTATTATTGGGCCTATTATTTACTTTCAAGACAAAGGTTCTATATTTTATAATGCACCTCGTTTGGGTAAGGATGGTAAGATATTTAAAATGTATAAGTTTAGATCTATGAAGATGGATGCCCCTGACTTGCGTAATGAAGATGGTTCTACATTTAATGCAGAAGATGATCCGAGGCTAACGAAGATAGGTAAGTTTATAAGAAAGACAAGCCTTGACGAGACGCCACAATTACTTAATGTTATTAAGGGTGATATGAGTTTGGTCGGACCGAGACCAGATTTACCAGATGCTATTGATATTTATGATGAAAATGATGCTCAAAAACTCAAAGCAAAACCTGGGATTACAGGTTTTAACCAAGCATATAGCAGAAACAGTTCTTCTCTTAAAGATAAGTTTGCAGATGATGTATACTATGTTAACAACATATCTATATTTCTAGATATAAAAATATTATTTAAAACGATAAAAACAGTTATTTTGTGTGAAAACATATATAAAGACTTAAGTCGAATAGGTGAAAGGGGCAAGTTTCATGAATAG
- a CDS encoding DegT/DnrJ/EryC1/StrS family aminotransferase → MTERNIPFSPPDITEAEIEEVVDTLKSGWITTGPKTKLFEKQIAEYCSTSKAVCLNSATAALELTLRLLGIGPGDEVITSAYTYSASASVIHHVGAKIILVDTAKDSFEMDYEKLGQIITENTKAIIPVDIAGVMCDYDKIFEVVYDKKHLFKVSNKLQNAFNRVIVLADGAHSFGATYNGKQSGEVADFTCFSFHAVKNLTTAEGGAVTWRDIDGIDNEEIYKQFMLLSLHGQSKDALAKTKLGSWEYDIVAPYYKCNMTDILASLGLVQFKRYPETLERRRQIIEIYNKALKNENVRVLNHYNKNNSSSGHLYLVRLLGKDEEYRNKVIEKMAEKGVATNVHYKPLPMHTAYKNLGFKIENYPNAFDMYKNEITLPLHTLLTYEDIEYVVDRLREAINELK, encoded by the coding sequence ATGACTGAGAGAAATATACCTTTTTCTCCACCAGATATTACAGAGGCCGAAATCGAAGAAGTAGTAGACACATTGAAGTCAGGTTGGATTACAACTGGACCTAAAACAAAATTATTTGAAAAGCAAATAGCTGAGTATTGCAGCACTTCAAAGGCAGTTTGCTTAAACTCAGCGACTGCCGCATTGGAACTGACTCTTAGACTATTAGGTATAGGGCCAGGAGATGAGGTTATTACATCTGCATATACTTATTCAGCATCAGCAAGCGTAATACATCATGTAGGAGCAAAAATTATACTTGTTGATACTGCTAAGGATTCTTTTGAAATGGATTATGAAAAGTTAGGACAAATAATTACTGAAAATACAAAAGCAATAATTCCAGTGGATATAGCGGGTGTAATGTGTGATTATGATAAGATATTTGAAGTAGTATATGATAAAAAGCACCTTTTCAAAGTATCAAATAAATTGCAAAACGCTTTTAATAGAGTCATTGTTTTAGCAGATGGAGCACATTCCTTTGGAGCCACTTATAATGGTAAACAAAGTGGCGAAGTCGCAGACTTTACATGTTTTTCATTTCATGCAGTTAAGAACCTAACTACAGCTGAAGGTGGAGCAGTTACTTGGAGAGATATTGATGGAATTGACAATGAAGAAATTTATAAACAGTTTATGCTACTATCTCTTCATGGACAATCAAAGGATGCACTAGCTAAGACAAAGCTTGGTTCTTGGGAATATGATATAGTTGCTCCTTATTATAAATGTAATATGACAGATATTTTGGCGTCATTAGGACTAGTTCAGTTTAAAAGATATCCTGAAACATTAGAAAGAAGAAGGCAAATTATTGAGATATATAATAAGGCACTAAAAAATGAAAATGTACGAGTGCTAAATCACTATAATAAAAACAACTCTTCTAGTGGACATTTATATTTAGTTAGATTACTTGGAAAAGATGAAGAGTATAGAAATAAAGTTATTGAAAAGATGGCTGAAAAAGGTGTTGCGACCAATGTTCATTACAAGCCATTACCGATGCATACAGCTTATAAGAATTTAGGATTTAAGATAGAAAATTATCCGAATGCTTTTGATATGTATAAGAATGAGATTACTTTACCTCTTCATACATTGTTGACGTATGAAGATATTGAGTATGTGGTTGATAGATTAAGAGAAGCAATAAATGAACTTAAGTAA
- a CDS encoding O-antigen ligase family protein produces the protein MAAKSASINRKSNSTIEYIVFWGICLLLFIGPYFRGLFFETEFLPAGIYTFSLALIWMISKYKDKDYKLIRSSIDILVLGLTLMYFVSIIYGVNTRLAILEALKYGNYFAIYIIGRDLISDEKHQKYLLNTIVISAIGIALVGIGSAIGTWEYNGAVIGGRISSTFQYPNTLASYLAAVFILTIGLIIMTENNKLKALYGASSSLMLFTFILTYSRGMWLILPALLLILFITIPNRRKLETIIYIITSAIISIPLAFLFNSKLSTMGSGLWGIVLGLVVASALLTYGISKIAKKLQEVSIKMLLIFIGILVVLFVALASVALTTTTSLTLNNDTTEDKWTSVVRNIKDIFPEEEYELIVKYTGTNPEDKPHIGIVRLYGVRLENNEEKLDRIEFVNLEENQGELNLSFTTLDNIEGLRVYFDNYYSSTSITYTEASIFDKTTGELIKEIPLKFKYIPENIYNRFQSISTKERSSQARLAFYKDGFKVIKEYPILGTGGGGWLTLYQMYQSYLYWTTQAHNYFLQMWIEVGIFGLGLFIASLLLLVYKLLRRYKDIESENNKILLSIIFTAVFGILVHAFMDFDLSLVSLTNILWVFIGVLASYTLPIENKDTITSKSKKKAFKPQFGYMNIVFSVFLLLVILGSSSLILSDSYKEKALAANERQDINEATKYFEKAAKLDPFMPEYRIDLGTFYRVMYQMTNDSDYISKAVASVEKGLELGQYNSNLHTICSSFFMNIGQVDRALELVEKSIELQPMRVENYVQKTDAYLTVFYHYIDQGYIERAKEIIEQGYAIKQQIKDINTIAQRPLKYNEDLLYNIGFIQFNYDNLNNQEYIIGDDYVLDFAYYFDLDTDNDGNIDELRLWNPEGGDVKYETIEDKEDNYIRITNNGESYGFIYSYEPKLDPKTEYKVIFKARGNLNENTFRVYVYDGKPEKKIQGILENIKLDENWNIYELNFKTEPDIESGTQQLRLQHNGKDDGYIDIKEVIVLKMTN, from the coding sequence ATGGCAGCAAAATCTGCATCTATAAATAGAAAATCAAATTCCACAATTGAATACATAGTATTTTGGGGAATATGCCTATTACTTTTCATAGGTCCATACTTTAGAGGACTATTCTTTGAAACAGAGTTTTTACCAGCAGGCATATATACCTTCTCATTAGCTTTAATATGGATGATATCTAAATACAAGGACAAAGACTACAAGCTTATCCGCTCAAGTATAGACATATTAGTACTAGGTTTGACATTAATGTACTTTGTTTCTATAATATATGGTGTAAATACAAGACTAGCTATATTAGAAGCATTAAAGTATGGCAATTATTTTGCAATATATATAATAGGAAGAGACCTAATATCGGATGAGAAGCACCAAAAATATTTACTAAACACTATAGTCATAAGTGCTATAGGCATAGCACTAGTAGGTATAGGCTCTGCCATAGGTACCTGGGAATACAATGGGGCTGTCATAGGTGGCAGAATAAGCTCTACCTTCCAATATCCAAACACATTAGCTTCATACCTAGCAGCAGTGTTTATATTGACTATAGGCTTAATTATAATGACAGAAAACAATAAGCTAAAAGCATTATACGGAGCCAGTTCTTCACTAATGCTATTTACATTTATACTTACATATTCAAGAGGAATGTGGCTTATATTGCCTGCATTACTCCTTATACTATTTATTACAATACCAAATAGAAGAAAACTAGAAACTATAATATACATAATAACAAGTGCAATAATTAGTATTCCCTTAGCATTCTTATTTAACTCTAAACTCTCAACAATGGGTTCAGGGCTATGGGGAATAGTACTTGGATTAGTTGTAGCTTCCGCACTACTAACCTATGGAATATCTAAAATTGCAAAAAAACTACAAGAAGTATCTATTAAAATGCTACTGATTTTTATTGGAATATTAGTAGTATTATTTGTAGCATTAGCTTCAGTAGCATTAACTACAACTACATCACTTACTTTAAACAATGATACTACTGAAGATAAATGGACTTCTGTAGTGAGAAACATAAAGGACATATTTCCAGAGGAAGAATATGAACTGATAGTTAAATATACAGGAACTAATCCTGAAGACAAACCCCATATAGGTATAGTAAGACTTTATGGAGTAAGACTAGAAAATAACGAAGAGAAGCTAGATAGAATTGAATTTGTAAATCTAGAAGAAAATCAAGGCGAGCTAAACCTATCATTTACTACCTTAGATAATATAGAAGGCTTAAGAGTGTATTTCGATAATTATTACTCTAGCACATCAATTACCTACACTGAAGCTAGTATTTTTGACAAAACAACAGGAGAGCTAATAAAAGAAATACCTTTAAAATTCAAATATATACCTGAAAATATATATAATAGATTTCAGAGTATAAGCACAAAAGAACGTAGCTCTCAAGCAAGATTAGCATTTTACAAAGATGGATTTAAAGTAATAAAGGAATATCCAATACTAGGAACTGGCGGCGGTGGTTGGCTAACACTATATCAAATGTACCAATCATACCTATACTGGACCACCCAAGCCCACAACTATTTCCTACAGATGTGGATAGAAGTAGGTATATTTGGATTAGGATTATTCATAGCTTCATTGCTATTGCTTGTATATAAACTGCTTAGAAGATATAAAGATATAGAATCAGAAAACAATAAAATACTATTATCCATAATCTTCACAGCAGTATTTGGCATACTTGTACATGCTTTTATGGACTTTGACTTGTCCTTAGTTTCTTTAACTAACATACTATGGGTGTTTATTGGAGTACTAGCTAGCTATACTTTACCTATAGAAAACAAAGATACGATTACAAGCAAATCGAAGAAAAAAGCATTTAAACCACAATTTGGCTATATGAACATAGTATTTTCTGTTTTCTTATTACTAGTGATTTTAGGTTCATCATCACTTATACTAAGTGATTCATATAAAGAAAAAGCCTTAGCTGCAAATGAAAGACAAGATATAAACGAGGCTACTAAATACTTTGAAAAAGCAGCAAAGCTAGATCCATTTATGCCTGAATATAGAATAGACTTAGGTACATTTTATAGAGTAATGTATCAAATGACTAATGATTCGGATTATATATCTAAAGCAGTAGCTTCAGTAGAAAAAGGTCTAGAACTAGGACAGTATAACTCTAACCTACATACTATATGCAGCTCATTCTTCATGAATATAGGACAAGTAGACAGAGCACTAGAACTAGTAGAGAAATCAATAGAGCTTCAACCTATGAGAGTAGAAAACTATGTCCAAAAAACAGATGCATACTTAACTGTTTTCTATCACTATATAGACCAAGGGTACATAGAGAGGGCTAAGGAAATCATAGAACAAGGTTATGCAATAAAACAACAGATTAAAGATATCAACACTATAGCACAAAGGCCATTAAAATATAACGAAGATCTACTATATAATATAGGGTTCATACAATTTAACTATGATAACTTAAACAATCAAGAGTATATAATAGGGGATGACTATGTACTTGATTTTGCTTATTATTTTGATTTAGATACAGATAATGATGGAAATATAGATGAGCTTAGGTTATGGAACCCTGAAGGTGGAGATGTAAAGTATGAAACAATAGAAGATAAAGAAGATAATTATATTAGAATAACTAATAATGGGGAAAGCTATGGATTTATATACTCATATGAACCTAAATTGGATCCTAAAACAGAGTATAAGGTTATATTTAAGGCTAGAGGTAATCTAAACGAAAATACTTTTAGAGTATATGTGTATGATGGTAAACCAGAAAAGAAAATACAAGGAATTCTAGAGAATATAAAGTTAGATGAAAACTGGAATATATATGAACTTAATTTTAAAACAGAACCAGATATTGAATCAGGAACTCAACAGTTAAGACTTCAACATAATGGAAAAGATGATGGATATATAGACATAAAAGAAGTAATCGTGTTAAAGATGACAAATTAG
- a CDS encoding GumC family protein — translation MQQQPIQQYDYEEISLRELIETLIKGWKLIAIITAICVLVAGVYSFFIIDPTYEAKSVLMASFATDKLVNISKNGDSVEGILNTISTYPVLTIQTYKEQIKSPKILQQVIEDLNLSEREITRVGLRDMIALEAIKDTNLIEIKVSSSDPELAANIANAMSTRFTEFVTDLSKQQASKSSKFLKAQIESEKSKLDEASLELKRIMAQPRGVDELASEQAAKLTLLSEYKVGVVEKEVALNKLKAGLAAAEEELKNTPQILVTNKSVSEDQLLGRIVSEKNNMSAAEASSITMKNEEVNINYIELSTKVAEYKILVSETTKELELMKSKIDQTQKEIEKIQSELAEKKHELNLVQRNVDIAQGTYDAFLKKYEEIRVAETTEMGESTINIVSPALVPIKPVGPRKMLNVAVAGVLGIMLGVFIAFFKEYWKNSAVSSN, via the coding sequence ATGCAACAACAACCAATACAACAATACGACTACGAAGAAATATCCCTAAGAGAACTCATAGAAACACTAATAAAAGGCTGGAAGCTAATAGCAATCATAACAGCTATCTGTGTACTAGTAGCAGGAGTATATAGCTTTTTTATAATAGATCCTACATACGAAGCAAAATCAGTACTCATGGCATCATTTGCCACAGACAAGCTAGTAAACATAAGCAAAAACGGAGATAGTGTAGAAGGCATACTAAACACCATATCTACATATCCAGTACTGACCATACAAACATATAAGGAGCAAATAAAAAGCCCTAAAATCTTACAACAGGTAATAGAAGACCTAAACCTATCCGAAAGGGAAATAACAAGAGTAGGTCTAAGAGACATGATAGCTCTTGAAGCTATAAAAGATACAAACCTTATAGAAATAAAAGTATCAAGCAGTGACCCAGAGCTAGCTGCTAACATAGCAAATGCTATGTCTACAAGATTTACAGAGTTTGTAACTGACTTGTCAAAACAACAAGCCTCTAAGTCCTCTAAGTTTCTTAAAGCTCAAATAGAATCAGAGAAGTCGAAGCTAGACGAGGCTTCTTTAGAGCTTAAAAGGATAATGGCTCAACCAAGAGGAGTAGATGAATTAGCAAGTGAGCAAGCAGCAAAGCTTACATTATTAAGCGAATATAAGGTTGGAGTAGTAGAAAAAGAAGTTGCATTAAACAAATTAAAAGCAGGGCTAGCAGCAGCAGAGGAAGAGCTAAAAAACACTCCACAGATACTAGTGACTAATAAATCAGTATCAGAAGATCAGCTCTTAGGTCGTATAGTTTCAGAAAAGAATAATATGTCAGCAGCTGAGGCTTCTAGCATTACAATGAAAAACGAAGAGGTAAACATAAACTATATTGAGCTATCAACAAAAGTAGCCGAGTATAAAATACTGGTATCAGAGACAACAAAAGAACTAGAGTTGATGAAATCAAAAATAGACCAGACACAGAAGGAAATAGAAAAGATACAGTCAGAACTAGCAGAAAAGAAACACGAGCTTAACCTAGTACAAAGAAACGTAGATATAGCACAGGGAACCTATGATGCTTTTCTAAAAAAATATGAAGAAATAAGGGTAGCAGAGACAACGGAAATGGGAGAATCCACCATTAACATAGTCTCTCCAGCACTAGTACCTATCAAACCAGTAGGACCGAGAAAGATGCTCAATGTAGCCGTAGCAGGAGTACTAGGCATTATGCTAGGAGTATTCATAGCATTCTTCAAAGAATACTGGAAAAACTCAGCAGTTAGCAGCAACTAA